The nucleotide sequence CGATTGCCAGCCCCCGTTCATTCACAACAATGCCGTAATGTTTGGCATAAATCAGCCCTTCGTCGGAATCGACAAAGATGACAAAGTATCCGGCTGGGTCGAGATCGAGATGTCGCGCGGAGAGTTTGCGATCGATTTCGGCCACCTGGCGAGCACTGGAGGAAAGGCGGTTGAGGGAGGAAGTCATCGGAGAACACAGCCTCTAGAAACGCAATTTTAACTTTAATTCTGACAGATTAGCGATCGCCCTCGCACGAGTTGGCAGCGATTGGGCGATCGCGCCCTTTTTGTATGGTGGCATTGCGGCAGTTGAGAATGCTATGCTGACTCCTGCTGCGGACGTGGCGGAATTGGTATACGCGCACGCTTGAGGGGCGTGTGGGCAACCATGAGGGTTCGAGTCCCTCCGTCCGCACTCAAACAATGCAGCAGCGATACCACCACACACCACAGTCGGCCTCCCGAGCAAAGCTTGTGCGGGGATTTGGCCGCTGTTCAGTCTTGCGTCAAGTTTGGAAGGATCGATTCAGTGGATAAGGTGAGGATGCGCCTTCCCAGACCAAAAATTCTGCAGGGCGATATCGAGATCGAACTCGATCGCATGCGCCCTCAAGAAAAGCAGGCAGCGCGCACGTTATTCAATCGGGTCATCGCGGAAGGAATGACCTATGCCTTTAGCAAGCCACTCACGGAGGCAGAGTTTGAGGAGTACTGGATGCCGGGAGACACGTATGTGGTGCGAGCGGACACAGAGCTCTTAGGGGCGTTCTATCTCAAGCCCAATTTTCCCGGTCGCTGCAAGCATATTGCTAACGCAGGGTTTATCGTGCAGTCAGCCTGCCGCAATATGGGAATCGGGCGGTTTATGACAGAGACAATGCTCTCGCTGGCCAAACAGGCGGGCTATGCGGCGGTGATGTTCAATCTCGTGTTTGAAACCAACCATGTCGCGATCGCGCTATGGCGATCGCTGGGGTTTAGTACCATTGGCCGCATCCCTCATGCCGCTCGGCTCAGCAACGGTCAGACCGTCGATGCCCTCATGTTTTATCGAGAGTTGAGTGATATCGCTTGAAGGTTCGTTCAATCTAGAACATATGTTTAAGGAAAATTGCATCAAATAGATCTTTGAGTATGATTTTCCTCAACGGAATGTCAAGAAGTGCGTCCGGGGCTCCCTAGACCGGGTCGATTCTTGTATTATTCTGAGTAAAATATTGCAAACAGAAACATCCGCCCTAAGATGCATACATCCGAGCGGTTTCTCGCTATCTCAAACAACACAGGGGGTCGGGGTCAGCCATGACAAACTACCAATATGACAAGGCAGCTTCCCACCGTGGTTTTATGATTATTCCCTTCGAAGGAGGGAAAATTTCAGGCCGCTCGCTGTTTTCTTACGTATTGCTATCGGGCTATGGCTACCAGCACCAATGGCACAAGACTGAGAATATCGCGGGTGTCTATGCCGAGGATGCTTACGAGGTTGTCAAGCTTGCCAAAGCCCACCTCGATCGCCACAAAGCGATTGGCGGTTCGCCGACCCACTTCACCCTGAGCTATACCTATCTCAACAACCTGATTGTCATTCACGAGGCTGCCGGTCGCTTCTATTACGATCACTACACTCCAGGCAACTTGAACAATATCGCCGCACCCAAGCTGTTTTCGTCGGAGCAGGAGTGCATTGAGTGGGTGCGATTGGGGTTGCTCCGCCGCACGGTTCGGCAGGCGTTAGCTTAGGTTGGCGGAAGGGTTGGACCGGTCTCTGGGGAAAGCGATCGCCTGTTTGAGACAGCAGGCGGTGCTGGATTTGATGGCCGGTTGGCAGGCGAGTCCTGCCGGTGACACTCGCACTTGGTTAGAGCCGGAGCGTCGCATTTGGATGTGGCCGCGAGGGCAGCAACGACAGATCTTCCGACAAACTTGGCAGGTGCCCGATCGCTTAGGGGTATTGCCCTTGGAAGGAGCGACTTTGCGGTTGAAGCTGTTGTGGTGGGCCGCAGCGGCTGAGATTTGGGTGAATGGCGATCGCGTTTGTGCAGGGGATTTATTCGATCGCGACTGTCGCCTGCCGCTGTCGGTAGCGGCGATCGCGGGGGAGCGCTTCGAGCTGGAACTGCGGCTAGAGAGCCCCGGCCACGACGATGGGGCCTTGATGGTTTCGCAGATCGTGGCGGAATATCCCCAGCGGGTTTGCGATCCGGGACGGTTGGCGGATGAGCTGGCGGTGCTGCAGAGTTGTCGGCCACTGTTAGACTCCGGCGAGGATGAAACGGCTTGGGATGGGCAGGCGTGGGGCGATCGCTTGCTAGAGGTCTTCGAGCGGCCCATTGACGACCGGATCTGGGAGCAACTGGGGCAGTTGCGGGGGGAGTTACTGCCCTTCGGTCGCCAGTTGAAGCAGCGACGGGTGTATTTGTTGGGGAATGCCCATATTGATGTGGCTTGGCTGTGGCCGATCGCCGAAACGCAGGCGGTGGTGCAGCGCACGTTTGAGTCGGTGCTGAACTTGCAGCGGCAGTTTCCCAAAATGACGTTTAACCAGAGCACGGCACTGTCCTATGGGTGGATCGAACGGCATTATCCCGCACTATTTGAGACCGTTCGGCAGGCGGTGCAGCAGGGGTGGTGGGAGCTGACGGGGGGCATGTGGGTGGAGCCCGATTGCAATTTGCCCTGCGGCGAGGCGTTGGTGCGGCAGGTGCTGTACGGGCAGCGGTATTTTCGCGAGCGCTTCGATCGGCAGGTGAAGGTGGCCTGGAATCCCGATAGTTTCGGCTTTTGCGGGCAGTTGCCGCAAATTTTGGCCAAAAGTGGGTTTGAGGTGTTTATCACCCAAAAGCTCACTTGGAATGACACGAATTCATTTCCCCATCAGCTGTTTTGGTGGGAGGGGTTGGATGGGTCGCGCATTCTGACCTATTTCTGCAATGAATTGGGGCAGGGGATCGAGCCGGAGGCGATCGCCCAGTCTGTCGTGCAATGGGAGCGCGATTGCGGCACGCGAGAGTCTTTATGGCTGTATGGGGTGGGGGACCACGGCGGCGGCCCAACGGCGGATATGTTGAATGTGGCCAGCAGTTGGGGGCAAGATGACTTGTTTTTCTCGTTGGAGCCTGCCACGGCAGAAGCGTTTTTCGATCGCCTCAAACCCAACTTAGACCAATTGGAGCTAGCGGTTTGGCGGGATGAGCTGTACTTGGAGTTTCATCGCGGCACCTATACTTCTAAGGCCGATCGCAAGCGTCAGAATCGCCAGCTAGAAGTATGGCTGACCAATGTTGAGAAGTTGAGGGCGATCGCCGCGATTGAGGCCAATATTCCCTATCCCCAACAGGATTTGCAGGCAGCTTGGCAAACCTTTTTAACCAACCAGTTTCACGATATTTTGCCGGGATCGGCGATTCCAGAGGCGTTTGCGGATGCCGATCGCGCCGATGGCGAGGTTCGCCGAGTTTGCCGAGAGGCGATCGCCGCACTGGCGGACGGCAATGGCGATCGCGATCGCTTCTCCGTCTGGAATTTATTGAATTGGGAACGCCGCGAGTTAGTGGAGTTGTCGGATACCGATTGGAATTTAGAAAACGTTTCAGGCGTTCTGGAGATCGAAACTTCGCAGGTGCTGCCAATCCAAGTGACAGATTCTGGCCTGATGTTTCCGGCCCGAGTCGCCAGCATGGGAGCTGCCCAATTCCAATTGCTGCGAGGGGCGATCGCGGCATTGCCCGAGGTGGATTCCCCATTGGAGGTCGCTGGCGATCGCCTAGAGAATCGGTATGTGCGGGTGCAGATCGATTTGAAGACAGGGGAGATCGGCCAAATTGTCGATAAGCGTTCCGGTCGGGCGCTGTTGTCGGGCAATGCGGAGCTGCAGGTGTTTGACGATCGCGGTCAATATTGGGATGCCTGGAATATCGATCCCGAATACGAAGCCAAGCGGCTGGAGGGTTTAAAGCTGGTTGCGATTGAAGTGGTGGAGTCGGGACCGTTGCGGGCCTCGGTAAGGGTGGTGTGGCAGTTTCGGCGATCGCGCCTGCAGCAGGAGATTCAACTAGAGGCGGATGCTGCCTTTGTGACGGTGTGCAATCAATGGGATTGGCAAGAGAGTCATCTACTGCTCAAAGCCAATTTTCCGTTGGCCTTTTCCGCGCCGCTGGCGACCTATGAAATTCCGTTTGGAGCGATCGAGCGCAGTACGTTAGGGGAGACCTCACAAGAGCGGGCCAAGTGGGAAGTGCCTGCGTTGCGGTGGGCCAATCTGAGTGGCGACGGCATGGGACTGGCGGTCTTGAATGATTGCAAGTATGGCTACGATGCCAAGCCCAATGGGCTGAGATTGACCCTGTTGCGATCGCCCACTTGGCCCGATCCTAACTCCGATTTAGGCCGACACGAGTTTGTCTATCGTCTGGTTCCCCATGCGGGCAATTGGCGAGCTGCGGGCATTGTGCGCCAGGGCTGGCATCTGAATAACGCCCTCTATCCCTTGCCACAGGGGAGTATTTCTGGCGATCGCCCCCTCATCGAGATTGACAGCGAGGCGATCGTGCTGGCGGCTTGGAAGCGGGCAGAAGACGGCGCGGGCTGGATTGTGCGGTTATACGAGTCTTGTGGGGAAAGTGTCACCACTGAGGTGCAGGTCTCGCAGGCGATCGGTTCGCTGCAGGTTTGCGACCTGTTGGAGAATGCTATGTCTGAGTTGCCCGCACGAGGCGATCGATTTGCAGTCACGTTTAAGCCTTTTGAAATTCAGACTTACAGACTTCAATTGCAAGCTTGATTGATGCGGGTGTCTCTCAATCCTAAGCCGTGACCTCGACGGTCCCCATCATGCCCAGATCTTCGTGGTCGAGAATGTGACAGTGGTACACCGTTTTCCCTGGAAAGTCAGCAAACCGAGCCCTCAACCGCCATCGGTGGCAATGAGATGGAAGGGAGCTGCAATCGGTAAAACTGGGAGGGAGAGGCATGGAGCAAGCGCAAGCGCAGCAAGCCCCCCGCTGCGAGCTCGAAGTCCTGAAGCCGACCTTGTTATACCTGAGTTCGATGACTCTGCATTGCCCTCACCCCCGGCCCCTCTCCCCAGGGAGAGGGGAGCGACAGCCTCAAACCCGCAATCTACCGTTCTATTCCCCTTCCCCCAAACTTACGGCTGACGCCACGCTTCGCGAGGGGGGAAGGGGTTAGGAGGTGGGGGCCAGTCCCTTGTCGAACTCACGTTTTTATAGTCCAGAGCTTCATTACTGTTCGCTGCTGTTGCAATCTTGTATGGAGTCCTCGACCGAAAGGGCTCTCCGCTCAGCCCTGAATTGCGTTCTTTTGAGTGAAACGATTGCATGACTTTTTCGATCGAGATAGTATCCATTGAATTGACAGGGCTGATTGGCTTTCAGAATTTATCTAGCAAATTCAATAATGCTCTAGATGTACCTCCACAAGGGTTTTATCAACTTCCAATCGTTCCAGAATACCGAGAAGCATCCTAAAATAAAACTGTCAATTAAGGCTTATTCAATTATAGATTGAATCGCATTGTATAAGAGAGCGTAAACCCTTGATATAAACTATGTCTAAGTTGAGATCTAGAATTTTTAGATATTGCACTCGGTCTCCTAAATCCCCCACCAGTGGGGGACTTGCGAGAGGCTATTGGCTTCGTTCTAGAACTTTAAGAATAGCGATCGCCTTCCTCATCTCTAAACCCCAACTAGCACTCTAGTCAAGTCCTCCAGACTGGGGGACCTAGGGGGCAAATGCAGCGATCGACAGCGCCAGTGAGAGGGACTAATAGGTGCCTCATCGAAACGACGAGTTTCAGACTAGACGGGGTTTATATATCTTTTAATGAGTTCTATATCCACCCGAGCTAAGATGAAATCTTTTGCGATGAAGTAAACTTTTGTGCAGATCTCTTTACCCTCCGCTTAGCTGGAGAGTCTATCTTGACCTTGGTACTCGATGGTTTATGCAGTGTAGTACTAGAGGGCTGAATCATGAACGTAACTCGCCAAAACTTTGTCCCCATTTCTTTAATAGGGATATCTCTATTCGTATTGGCAGGGATGCCATTGCTAGCTCAAATAGAAGCAGAAAACCCGGCTGTTCCCAGTGAAACTGCCACCGAGACAGTCATGACTCCCGGACAGATGCGCCAACAGCAGCAACAAATGATGGGTCAGATGCAGGAAAGGATGGGTCGAATGCAGGAAAGGATGGGCCAGATGACCCCAGAGCAGATGGGTCAGCACCATCAGAGGATGATGGGCCAGATGGCACAGATGGCAGAACAGATGGATCGAATGA is from Synechococcus sp. PCC 7336 and encodes:
- a CDS encoding multicopper oxidase domain-containing protein — protein: MPLPPSFTDCSSLPSHCHRWRLRARFADFPGKTVYHCHILDHEDLGMMGTVEVTA
- a CDS encoding glycoside hydrolase family 38 C-terminal domain-containing protein; protein product: MDRSLGKAIACLRQQAVLDLMAGWQASPAGDTRTWLEPERRIWMWPRGQQRQIFRQTWQVPDRLGVLPLEGATLRLKLLWWAAAAEIWVNGDRVCAGDLFDRDCRLPLSVAAIAGERFELELRLESPGHDDGALMVSQIVAEYPQRVCDPGRLADELAVLQSCRPLLDSGEDETAWDGQAWGDRLLEVFERPIDDRIWEQLGQLRGELLPFGRQLKQRRVYLLGNAHIDVAWLWPIAETQAVVQRTFESVLNLQRQFPKMTFNQSTALSYGWIERHYPALFETVRQAVQQGWWELTGGMWVEPDCNLPCGEALVRQVLYGQRYFRERFDRQVKVAWNPDSFGFCGQLPQILAKSGFEVFITQKLTWNDTNSFPHQLFWWEGLDGSRILTYFCNELGQGIEPEAIAQSVVQWERDCGTRESLWLYGVGDHGGGPTADMLNVASSWGQDDLFFSLEPATAEAFFDRLKPNLDQLELAVWRDELYLEFHRGTYTSKADRKRQNRQLEVWLTNVEKLRAIAAIEANIPYPQQDLQAAWQTFLTNQFHDILPGSAIPEAFADADRADGEVRRVCREAIAALADGNGDRDRFSVWNLLNWERRELVELSDTDWNLENVSGVLEIETSQVLPIQVTDSGLMFPARVASMGAAQFQLLRGAIAALPEVDSPLEVAGDRLENRYVRVQIDLKTGEIGQIVDKRSGRALLSGNAELQVFDDRGQYWDAWNIDPEYEAKRLEGLKLVAIEVVESGPLRASVRVVWQFRRSRLQQEIQLEADAAFVTVCNQWDWQESHLLLKANFPLAFSAPLATYEIPFGAIERSTLGETSQERAKWEVPALRWANLSGDGMGLAVLNDCKYGYDAKPNGLRLTLLRSPTWPDPNSDLGRHEFVYRLVPHAGNWRAAGIVRQGWHLNNALYPLPQGSISGDRPLIEIDSEAIVLAAWKRAEDGAGWIVRLYESCGESVTTEVQVSQAIGSLQVCDLLENAMSELPARGDRFAVTFKPFEIQTYRLQLQA
- a CDS encoding GNAT family N-acetyltransferase; this translates as MRVRVPPSALKQCSSDTTTHHSRPPEQSLCGDLAAVQSCVKFGRIDSVDKVRMRLPRPKILQGDIEIELDRMRPQEKQAARTLFNRVIAEGMTYAFSKPLTEAEFEEYWMPGDTYVVRADTELLGAFYLKPNFPGRCKHIANAGFIVQSACRNMGIGRFMTETMLSLAKQAGYAAVMFNLVFETNHVAIALWRSLGFSTIGRIPHAARLSNGQTVDALMFYRELSDIA